From Deltaproteobacteria bacterium:
CATTGCGCGTCGTTCAACCGGCTGCTGATATCCGTGAGCGCCTCGCCCCCGTCCGTCGCCATCATTCCCAAATCGGAAGAGAACACCCTCTGCAGCCTTTCGACCTCGCTCTCGAACCATTTCCGGGCGACGGTCGCATGGTACAGCCCTTTCACTGCGTCCCCCTTGAGCCGCATGGAGAAGATCCAGCCTTCGGAGTACGGGTCGTCGTTGAGGATGGAGGGATCCGCGGCCACCTTCGGGTTGACGGCCTTGATGACCCCGTTGGCGGGTGAAACCAGACGGACGGTCCGCTGGCCGGAATGGAGGAGGAAGCACACGCTGTTCTCTTTCACCGCCACGCCGACGGCGGGTACCGATGCGCGGTCCACCTTTCCGATCAGCCGGGCGGAAAAGTCGTCGATCCCGATCCGTGACTCGTCCTCTTCCCCGGAAGACAGGGCGACCCACAGGTGCTTGGGGTGGTAGTAGTAATCCGATTGGAGGTGGAACCCGCGGACATTCACCATCCCCTTGACGGCGCCGCTGACCTCGCTGTACAGGGCGCATTCCTCGTAATTACAGGTGTTGCAGAGGCCTTCCGAGGAGGACATCCGATCCACCGGGATCATCTTCGACGGGAACGCCTTGCAGAACGTCACGGTTTTCGTTTCCAGAAAAGGGCACTTCATTTCTTTCATCTCTGCACCCCTTTTCCTCTGGGGATTCCGTTTCCCACGTTCGATCTCCGGGAACTGCCTATGCGTGCCTTGCCCCCGGCCTCACCGCGGCAAGTACCGCCAGAACGATGTAACCGATTCCCATCACCAAGTACCCCATCGCTCCCACCTCCCTCTGCGGATCCCACTTCCCGCGCACCTCTACTATCGCAATGGTTGTGCCAGGGCCGGTTCTTGGCTCGCAAGCGCCGCATAACAACATGTTAATGAAGGGGATAACGGACCGGAGACCCTCCATGTGATGGAAGGTCCGGAAAACCACGGAATGCAGAGATTCTTTACACTTCCAAGCAGGGAAAGATTACATGTTGAATTTCCTGCGGATTATGCAGTTGCAACATTCAACAGCGAGTTGAATTTTTCATCACTCCTTCGGCGCGACCCCTTCCTTCTTCAGGCCGAATTTTTTGATCTTGTTGTAGAGGGTCACCCGATCGATCCCGAGCGCATGGGCGGACCGCACGATGTTCCACTGGTTATCGTTCAGGACCACCCGAATGTGCGCCTTCTCGATCTCCTCGAGCGATTTCGTCCGGTGATTCGCGTCGAAAGGGACGGACGGGAGGCTGATGTCGGATTCGGTGACGATGTTCCCCTTGGCCACGACAATCGCCCTCTCGATGACGTTCCGAAGCTCCCGCGCGTTCCCCGGCCAATCGTTGCTCATCAGGATTCTCACCGCCCCTTCGCTGATCCCGCGGATCTCCTTCCCCATCTCGATGTTGAATTTCTCGATGAAGTGATCGATCAGGAGCGGGATGTCCTCCCTCCTCTCCCGCAACGGCGGGATGTGGATGGAGATGACGTTCAAGCGATAGTAGAGGTCGGCGCGGAAGCGCTCCGCCTCGATGGCGGCCGCAAGGTCCCGGTTCGTGGCGGCGATGATCCGCGAGTTGATGGGGATCAGTTCCGAGCCCCCGACCCGCCGGAACTCCCTTTGCTCAAGGACGCGGAGAAGGTCCATCTGCAGCTTCAGGCTGATGTCCCCGATCTCGTCCAGGAAGAGGGTCCCGTCCTGGGCGAGCTCCAGCTTCCCCCTGTTGAGGACGGTGGCGCCCGTGAAGGCGCCCTTTTCGTGCCCGAAGAGCTCGCTCTCCAGCAGGCTTTCCGTGAGGGAAGCGCAGGACACGGAGATGAACGGCGCGTCCATCCTTGGGCTTTCGTCGTGGATCGCCCGCGCGAGAAGCTCCTTCCCCGTCCCGCTCTCGCCCTGGATGAGGACCGTCGAACTGCTCTTTGCGACGGTCCGCGCCAGGTCGAAGATCTCCAGCATCTTCTCGTTCTTGCTGATCATGTCCCTCAGTTTGTACTGCTTCTTGAGCTCTTTCCGCAAAAACAGGTTTTCCTGGACGAGCTTGTGATGGTCCACGATCTTCCGGATCGTCAGGGAGATGTCGTCGGGGTTGAACGGTTTGACGAAATAGTCGTAGGCCCCCTTTTTCATCGCCTTCACGGCGGTGTCGACCGTCGCGTAGGCCGTCATGATGATGACCAGCATCTCGGGCGCCGTCTTGTGGACCTCGTCCATCAGCTGGATTCCGTCCATCCCGGGCATCTTCAGATCCACCAGCATCAGGTCCCACTCCCTCTCGGGGAGGCGTTCCAGCGCCTTCCTGCCGCTCTCCGCGGCCTCCACGTGGTACCCGTCCTCCTCGAGCCAACTGGTCAGCGAAGCCCGGACGATTTCCTCGTCGTCCACCACCATGATGTTGACCTTCTTCTCCATCGTCATCCCCGCCTCTCCGTCGCGGTGTTGGACGCCACGACCGTCCGGCAACCCCTGCAGAAGTCCCGCCCCCTGGTGTCCACGTCCACCACGGTGTTCGAAAGGTACATCACGCAATCCCTCAACGGGCAATGAATGAGACCGAACGTGTGCCCCAGCTCGTGGAGGCTTTCCTTGCGAAGTCTCTCCAGGAGCAGCGGCCGGTCCGGCGTCAGTCCGTAATGCTCCTGCCGCAGCCGGGCGAGGGAAACGACGGCGGCCGTCCCCCCCACCTGCGCCTCCCCGAACACGTACGTCAGGATCGGGATGCATAGATCCTTGTCCGTCACCCCCAGGAGCTTGAGCGCGTCCTGCGGGACCTCCCCGAGCATCTCCTTGAGGATCTTCGTCGAATAATACTGGTTCCGACGGGCCTCGAAACTTTCGGGGGGAACGGGGAGCGATGGCATCGTCTGCACGGTCGCCATGAGGCAGTCACCCATCTCTTTCCTCAGCCATTGGAGGATCGCGTGATCCACCGCCCCGACAGGCCGGATGTAGATGACGTTGCCGATGTTCTCCGCTTCCCTTTACCCGACGGGCAGACTCACCCGGAAATCGGTTCCCTTCCCGGGGGTGCTGTCGATTTCCACCTTGCCGTTATGGCGGGTCACGATGCCGTTGACGACCGAGAGGCCCAGCCCGGTCCCCTTCTTCTTCGTCGAGAAAAAGGGATCGAAGATCCGGGCGCGGTCCTTCTCCTCGATCCCGATCCCCGTGTCGCGAACGCTCATCGTCACGGTGTTCGTATCCGGGTGGTGATCGGACCGGATCGTCAAGGTTCCCCCTTCTTCCATGGCTTCGGAGGCGTTGATGAGGAGGTTGAGGAACACCTGCTTCATGTGCGCCGGGTCGGCCTGGATCTCCGGCAGGGGGTTGAAGAGCTTCACCACCTCGATATTGGAGAGGCTTAGCTTGTTCGAGATGAGGGCGAGGGACTCCTCCATCACCTTGACGAGGTTCATGGACTTGCGGACCGGCTCCTTCGGCCGCGTGAAATCGAGCAGGTTCTGCACGATGGCGGTCGTCCTCTCGACCTCCCTGCGCATCGTATCGAGATACGCCTTGAATTTTGCGATTTCCTCCGCCCCATGCTGTCCCTGGTCGATCTTTCTCTCCATGAGCCGGATGTACGTGTAGACGCCGGTCAGCGGGTTGTTGATCTCGTGCGCCACGGTCGCCGCCAACGCCCCCACGGCGGCAAGCTTCTCCGAATGAAGGAGCTGTGACTGGGTCGCCTTGAGTTCCCGCGTCCGCTCTTCCACCTTTTGCTCCAGGTTCCGGATCCCCTCCCGGATCTGCTTTTGGGCGTTCTGCAGGTCCAGGGTCATCTGGTTGAACGATGTCGCCAGGTGTCCCATCTCGTCGTTCGTCGTAACGTCGATGAAATGGTCGAGATCCCCCCCCGAGATCCGCTTCGTGCCGAGAACAAGCTCCTTGACCGGCCTCTCTATGAAGTGGAAGAGGATGAGGGCGACGATGATGAAGATGGCGACCACCGAGACGACGCTCACGACCAGGACCTGGCGGCGCGCCCAGGCCATCTGGCCGTCCACCTCGCTCAGGTCCATGGTGACGTCGATCACCCCCAGGACCTTCTGCGACTCGGGGTGGGCGTGGCACGCCGCGGTGGAGCAGCCCGGATCGTTGTACATGGGGTTGATGATCCCGAGAACGCGGTGGTTCACGCCGCGCGGTTCTTCGTTGTGCCTGGAAAAGAAGATGCGGCTTCGCTCGGACGTCGCCAGCCGCTCGAGCGGGCGAGCTTCCGAATGACACCCGTAGCAGGCTTCCGCTCTCTGGTTGACCATCCGGCCGACCTCGCCGGTGTTGTCGCTGGAGAAGAGGATCTTCCCCTCGGAGCTGTAGACCCGGACTTTTTCGATCCCCGCCTGCCGCCCGATCGTCTCCATGATCTTGTAGGCGGCTTCCTTCCGGTTCTCAAGCATGTCGTTCTGGATCGATTTCTTGATCGTCTCGCTGAGCTGCGAGGCGGTCCGGAGGATCGCATGGTTGAGGTTTTCCCTCTGGATGCCGAGAAAAAGATAGGCCAGCGTGCCGTTCACGATCAGGATCATCCCGACGACGCTCAGGATGATCTTCATTCCGATGCTGTTGTACCATTTCATCTCTGCGCGGATCTCCAAATTTGTATACAGTATACATAGTCCCCGCCCGGCAGGAAGGGAAAACCGGGGGATTATCGCTGGGGGGCCGAAAGAAAGCGCGCGTTGCTCGAAAGAGAGGGTGGTACCATGACGCATGATTGCTCCGGGGGGAGCAAAATTCACGGGGAAGGGAGAGGAGCGATGGACAGCATTTACAAAATCATCGATATCGTGGGCACGAGCAAGACTTCGTGGGAGGAAGCCGCGAAAAACGCGGTGGAGACCGCCGGGAAGTCCCTCGAAGACCTGAGGGTCGCGGAAGTCGTCAAGCTGGACATGGCGATCGACAAGGGGAAGGTCGTCGCCTACCGTGCCCGGGTGAACATCTCCTTCAAGTATCGTTCGTAACGGAGACAAGAGTTCCCGTTTCATCCGCAGGCCGGGAGGAGGGGTCGGCGTTGCTGCAGGCACGGGTGTTCCTGCTCGTGGCCGCGACGTTTTCGACGATCTACCTCACGCAACCCGTGCTCCCGGTCCTGCGGGAAGAGTTCGGGATCGACGCGGCGAAGGCATCCCTCACGGTATCCGCCGTGATCTTCGGGATCGCGCTTGCCACCTTGCCGTTCGGACGGCTGGCGGATCGCTTCCCCGCCCGGCCGATCATCCTCTTCGGCGGGACGCTCGCCTCCCTGTGCGGCTTCCTCTGCGCGGCCACGACGAACTTCACGCTCCTCGTGGCCGCGAGGTTTCTCCAGGGCGTGTTCGTCCCGTCGCTCACCACGTGCCTCGTGGTGTACCTTGTCCGCCGTCTTCCCCCCGAGCGCCTGAACGTCGCGATGGGTGCGTACGTCTCCGCCACCGTGGCGGGGGGGCTGGGTGGAAGATTGCTCGCAGGGTTCCTCCATCCGCCTCTTCACTGGCGCTACGCCTTCGTGACCGCCTCCGCTCTCCTCCTCCTCGCGACCCTCGACGCGGGACGATGGCTCCCGCGGGAGGAGAAGATCCTCGATGCGGGAGGGAAAGAGGCGGGGTTCGCTGCGATGCTCTCGCGTCGCGACCTGTTGCGGATCTTCTCCGTCGGCGCGGCCTCCTTCGGGGCCTTCTCCTCCGTATTCAACTACCTGCCGTTTCACCTTGCCGGCCCGCCGTTCCTGTTGCCCACGCACCTCATCACGATGCTGTACCTTTCCTACCTGATCGGCGTCGCGATCGGTCCGTTGGCGGGGCGGCTCGGGAACCGGGTGGGGAACGGGATCGCGATGGCGGTCGGCGGGGCCGTATTCGGCGCTTCCGTCCTCCTCACGCTGGTCCCGTCCCTGGCGGCCGTGGCCGTGTCCCTGGCAGGGGTGTGCGCCGGGTTTTTCATCGTGCACACCGCCGCGGTGGGAGCGTTGAACCGGAAGCTGGCGACTAGCCGCGGCAGGGGGAATTCCCTGTACGTCTTCTTTTACTATCTCGGGGGGACGGCGGGGATCACGGCGAGCGGTCTGGCGTACCGCCGGGCGGGGTGGAGCGGCGTGGTCGCCCTGGTGGTGGTCCTGCTGCTGATCCCCGTCGTCGCCGGGCTCCTCGAGGCGCGGGCGGACCGTCCCGGGCTGGATTTCCGATAACCATCAACAAGTCCCGGGGCGGCGGGCGCGTCCCCCAATCCGGATCGCGTCAGGAAAGAGGGGCCCCGCAACATGCCGAGAATCGACGCCTTCCTGAAAATCATGCAGCAGTCCGGCGCGTCCGACCTGCACCTCGGGGACGGGTATTCTCCTTTTCTTCGGATGCACGGGATCCTGGAGTCGACGCAGCACCGGGTCTTCACTCCCGAGGAGGTGAAGATCCTTTTTTTCGAGATGCTGACGGACGCCCAGATCAGGGAACTGGAAGATACCTGGTTTCCCGGAAAATCATCAACCCGGAAGAGGCGGCCCTGCACGCCGAGAACCCGCAGGAGTTTCTCGTCGCG
This genomic window contains:
- a CDS encoding MFS transporter, whose protein sequence is MLQARVFLLVAATFSTIYLTQPVLPVLREEFGIDAAKASLTVSAVIFGIALATLPFGRLADRFPARPIILFGGTLASLCGFLCAATTNFTLLVAARFLQGVFVPSLTTCLVVYLVRRLPPERLNVAMGAYVSATVAGGLGGRLLAGFLHPPLHWRYAFVTASALLLLATLDAGRWLPREEKILDAGGKEAGFAAMLSRRDLLRIFSVGAASFGAFSSVFNYLPFHLAGPPFLLPTHLITMLYLSYLIGVAIGPLAGRLGNRVGNGIAMAVGGAVFGASVLLTLVPSLAAVAVSLAGVCAGFFIVHTAAVGALNRKLATSRGRGNSLYVFFYYLGGTAGITASGLAYRRAGWSGVVALVVVLLLIPVVAGLLEARADRPGLDFR
- a CDS encoding sigma-54 dependent transcriptional regulator, which encodes MEKKVNIMVVDDEEIVRASLTSWLEEDGYHVEAAESGRKALERLPEREWDLMLVDLKMPGMDGIQLMDEVHKTAPEMLVIIMTAYATVDTAVKAMKKGAYDYFVKPFNPDDISLTIRKIVDHHKLVQENLFLRKELKKQYKLRDMISKNEKMLEIFDLARTVAKSSSTVLIQGESGTGKELLARAIHDESPRMDAPFISVSCASLTESLLESELFGHEKGAFTGATVLNRGKLELAQDGTLFLDEIGDISLKLQMDLLRVLEQREFRRVGGSELIPINSRIIAATNRDLAAAIEAERFRADLYYRLNVISIHIPPLRERREDIPLLIDHFIEKFNIEMGKEIRGISEGAVRILMSNDWPGNARELRNVIERAIVVAKGNIVTESDISLPSVPFDANHRTKSLEEIEKAHIRVVLNDNQWNIVRSAHALGIDRVTLYNKIKKFGLKKEGVAPKE
- a CDS encoding ATP-binding protein, with translation MKWYNSIGMKIILSVVGMILIVNGTLAYLFLGIQRENLNHAILRTASQLSETIKKSIQNDMLENRKEAAYKIMETIGRQAGIEKVRVYSSEGKILFSSDNTGEVGRMVNQRAEACYGCHSEARPLERLATSERSRIFFSRHNEEPRGVNHRVLGIINPMYNDPGCSTAACHAHPESQKVLGVIDVTMDLSEVDGQMAWARRQVLVVSVVSVVAIFIIVALILFHFIERPVKELVLGTKRISGGDLDHFIDVTTNDEMGHLATSFNQMTLDLQNAQKQIREGIRNLEQKVEERTRELKATQSQLLHSEKLAAVGALAATVAHEINNPLTGVYTYIRLMERKIDQGQHGAEEIAKFKAYLDTMRREVERTTAIVQNLLDFTRPKEPVRKSMNLVKVMEESLALISNKLSLSNIEVVKLFNPLPEIQADPAHMKQVFLNLLINASEAMEEGGTLTIRSDHHPDTNTVTMSVRDTGIGIEEKDRARIFDPFFSTKKKGTGLGLSVVNGIVTRHNGKVEIDSTPGKGTDFRVSLPVG
- a CDS encoding dodecin family protein; its protein translation is MDSIYKIIDIVGTSKTSWEEAAKNAVETAGKSLEDLRVAEVVKLDMAIDKGKVVAYRARVNISFKYRS
- a CDS encoding archaemetzincin family Zn-dependent metalloprotease codes for the protein MRPVGAVDHAILQWLRKEMGDCLMATVQTMPSLPVPPESFEARRNQYYSTKILKEMLGEVPQDALKLLGVTDKDLCIPILTYVFGEAQVGGTAAVVSLARLRQEHYGLTPDRPLLLERLRKESLHELGHTFGLIHCPLRDCVMYLSNTVVDVDTRGRDFCRGCRTVVASNTATERRG
- a CDS encoding glycine cleavage system protein H, encoding MKEMKCPFLETKTVTFCKAFPSKMIPVDRMSSSEGLCNTCNYEECALYSEVSGAVKGMVNVRGFHLQSDYYYHPKHLWVALSSGEEDESRIGIDDFSARLIGKVDRASVPAVGVAVKENSVCFLLHSGQRTVRLVSPANGVIKAVNPKVAADPSILNDDPYSEGWIFSMRLKGDAVKGLYHATVARKWFESEVERLQRVFSSDLGMMATDGGEALTDISSRLNDAQWGKIVSQFLG